In one window of Hymenobacter nivis DNA:
- a CDS encoding alpha/beta hydrolase, with amino-acid sequence MGLLLLIEAARRAGKLLAGAALLTLPLGTCAQAPASLTGDWTGALGPLTLTAHLADPAGGPRTATLDVPMQHAQGLPLQFTAPTADSVYLRLPQAGAYFAGRRAAAGQQLMGTWHQNGQALPLTLARAAPGSAAGPRRPQVPQPPFPYQSADVTFTNARAGVVLAGTLTTPAGPGPFPAVVLLTGSGPEDRNETLFGHQPFWVLADYLSRRGIAVLRFDDRGVGQSGGSQATSTSADYAADARAALAFVRAQPKIAPAHVGLLGHSEGGTAAIAAAGQPQGPNFLVLLAAPGLPGNELIVQQVLALGKLGGATPAQLQSAEKMQRQVLNIVEQTPNDAQARAQLRPLLGAGGAAPGALARADGQINVLLSPAYRHLLADRPAQTLARVHCPVLALGGTKDVQVAAGPNLAAIAQGLQAGGNRNVTTQALPGLNHLFQTAPTGSVAEYGIIEETFAPSTLQIIGNWVAAHAGR; translated from the coding sequence GTGGGATTATTACTACTTATTGAGGCCGCGCGGCGAGCCGGCAAGCTACTGGCCGGCGCGGCCCTGCTGACCTTGCCCTTGGGTACTTGCGCGCAAGCCCCCGCCAGCCTCACCGGCGACTGGACCGGCGCGCTGGGGCCCCTTACCCTCACTGCCCACCTTGCCGACCCCGCCGGGGGCCCCCGCACGGCCACGCTCGACGTACCCATGCAGCACGCGCAAGGCCTGCCGCTGCAATTCACTGCCCCCACCGCCGACAGCGTGTACCTGCGCCTGCCGCAGGCCGGGGCCTACTTTGCCGGCCGCCGCGCCGCCGCCGGGCAGCAGCTGATGGGCACGTGGCACCAGAACGGCCAGGCCCTGCCCCTCACGCTGGCCCGCGCAGCGCCGGGCAGCGCAGCGGGCCCCCGCCGGCCCCAGGTGCCCCAGCCGCCGTTCCCGTACCAGTCGGCCGATGTGACGTTCACCAACGCCCGGGCTGGCGTGGTGCTGGCCGGTACCCTCACCACGCCGGCCGGCCCGGGGCCTTTCCCGGCGGTGGTGCTATTGACGGGCTCGGGGCCCGAAGACCGCAACGAAACTCTGTTTGGCCACCAGCCCTTTTGGGTGCTGGCCGACTACCTCAGCCGGCGCGGCATCGCCGTGCTGCGCTTCGATGACCGCGGCGTGGGCCAGTCGGGCGGCTCGCAGGCCACCAGCACCAGCGCCGATTACGCCGCCGATGCGCGGGCGGCGCTGGCCTTCGTGCGGGCCCAGCCGAAAATTGCCCCGGCGCACGTAGGGCTGCTGGGCCACAGCGAGGGCGGCACCGCCGCCATTGCCGCCGCCGGCCAGCCCCAGGGCCCCAACTTCCTGGTGCTGCTGGCCGCCCCCGGCCTGCCCGGTAATGAGCTGATTGTGCAGCAGGTGCTGGCCCTGGGCAAGCTGGGTGGAGCCACCCCAGCCCAATTGCAGAGTGCCGAAAAAATGCAGCGCCAAGTACTGAACATTGTGGAGCAAACGCCCAACGACGCCCAGGCCCGCGCCCAGCTGCGCCCCTTGCTGGGTGCTGGCGGCGCGGCCCCGGGGGCCCTGGCGCGAGCCGATGGCCAAATCAACGTGCTGCTCTCGCCCGCCTACCGCCACCTGCTGGCCGACCGCCCCGCCCAAACTCTGGCCCGCGTGCACTGCCCGGTGCTGGCCCTCGGCGGCACGAAAGACGTGCAGGTAGCAGCCGGCCCCAACCTCGCGGCCATCGCCCAGGGCCTGCAAGCCGGCGGCAACCGCAACGTGACTACGCAGGCGCTGCCCGGCCTCAACCACCTGTTCCAAACTGCTCCCACCGGGTCCGTTGCCGAGTACGGCATCATCGAGGAAACATTTGCGCCCAGCACTCTGCAAATCATCGGCAATTGGGTGGCGGCCCACGCCGGCCGCTGA
- a CDS encoding ComEA family DNA-binding protein — protein sequence MKPSPYPRRSWADAGPLRWARRYMGYSRAEARGMVGLLAVLAAALLLPLLWHPAQPQYLPAADQQRLDQLAANLAANRAAGRAYAPRTFDRPARSPAVAQVPLGPFDPNALTAEGWEARGVPHFVAGRIVKYRDAAGGFRAKAQIKKMYGLEDSVYQRLAPFMQLPEALPGRGERPAYAAGAPGKFPPFAASKFPSKPKHLQPFDLNAADTTQLMQIRGIGAGRAKWVVQYRNQLGGYLRADQLSEIFVLRDAPDLVDSLRKYTFVRPGFAPQLVNVNTASFDELYLHPYIRKPLARLIVAYRKQHGPYRKPEDLQQIPTLKPDDWAKLRPYVRCE from the coding sequence ATGAAACCTTCGCCGTACCCCCGGCGCTCCTGGGCCGATGCGGGGCCCCTGCGCTGGGCGCGGCGCTACATGGGCTACTCGCGCGCCGAAGCCCGGGGCATGGTGGGGCTGCTGGCCGTGCTGGCCGCGGCCCTGCTGCTGCCGCTGCTCTGGCACCCCGCCCAGCCCCAGTACTTGCCCGCCGCCGACCAGCAGCGCCTCGACCAACTGGCGGCCAACCTAGCCGCCAACCGCGCCGCGGGCCGCGCCTACGCCCCCCGCACCTTCGACCGCCCCGCGCGCTCCCCCGCCGTGGCGCAAGTACCGCTGGGGCCCTTCGACCCCAATGCCCTCACAGCCGAGGGCTGGGAAGCCCGCGGTGTGCCGCACTTCGTGGCCGGGCGCATCGTGAAGTACCGCGACGCGGCGGGCGGCTTCCGCGCCAAGGCGCAAATCAAAAAAATGTATGGGCTGGAAGATTCGGTGTACCAGCGGCTGGCGCCATTTATGCAGCTGCCCGAGGCGCTGCCGGGCCGCGGCGAGCGGCCCGCCTACGCCGCCGGGGCCCCGGGCAAGTTCCCGCCCTTCGCCGCCAGCAAGTTCCCTAGCAAGCCCAAGCACCTCCAGCCTTTCGACCTGAACGCGGCCGACACCACGCAACTTATGCAAATCCGCGGTATTGGCGCGGGCCGGGCCAAATGGGTAGTGCAGTACCGCAACCAGCTCGGCGGCTACCTGCGGGCCGACCAGCTTAGCGAAATATTCGTACTGCGCGACGCTCCCGATTTGGTGGACAGCCTGCGCAAGTACACGTTCGTGCGGCCGGGCTTCGCGCCGCAGCTGGTGAACGTCAACACCGCTTCGTTCGACGAGCTGTACCTGCACCCCTACATTCGCAAGCCGCTGGCCCGCCTCATCGTGGCCTACCGCAAGCAGCACGGCCCCTACCGCAAGCCCGAGGATTTGCAGCAAATCCCGACCCTGAAGCCCGACGACTGGGCCAAGCTGCGGCCCTACGTGCGCTGCGAATAG
- a CDS encoding alpha/beta hydrolase family protein translates to MIKFILAAFLLITSLGQPGHAAGGPPAGPAPLNGQWKGPLKLLGGEITLYITIVPLSNGSYYAALDAPQQRISRMPVAVEVQGDDLTLRIEQAGSRFVGKVLNGGASLSGTWTQPGLTAPLVLVRAAAQQAATRLRAAPPYRETDVTFLNSATREHLSGTVTVPAGEGPFPGVVLLSDLGPQGRDAEVSGYRMFGQLADYLTRHGIAVLRFDDRGVGKSEGTYATATTADLVTDAQAALACLRAQPLVSGGRVGLVGHGEGANVALLAAGAPSGRAPAFVVSLAGYGEPGYDVLLRQQSEIMRLIGADPSQVKAAQEAFARTVRLVRQTANNTTARAKVTALLSGANTGLDAGMARARAAQLTSPWSRYFFDFNPQNRLAQVQCPVLLLNGTEDLQVSVRQNMTPLQKALNRAHNPTTAQRLAGVNHLFEAPTDQWTVVDGAPQPTFSPEALKNIREWVALQTKLPGPPLPVTVKRAAPHKPVRYGRARG, encoded by the coding sequence ATGATTAAATTTATACTCGCTGCATTTTTACTCATTACCTCGCTGGGGCAGCCGGGCCATGCGGCGGGGGGGCCACCAGCGGGCCCCGCGCCCCTCAACGGCCAGTGGAAAGGGCCCCTGAAGCTGCTCGGCGGCGAGATTACGCTGTATATCACTATCGTGCCGCTCAGCAACGGTAGCTACTACGCGGCCCTCGACGCCCCGCAGCAGCGCATCAGCCGGATGCCGGTGGCGGTGGAAGTGCAGGGCGACGACCTCACGCTGCGCATCGAGCAGGCTGGCAGCCGCTTCGTGGGCAAGGTGCTGAACGGCGGGGCCAGCCTCAGCGGCACCTGGACACAGCCGGGCCTGACGGCGCCGCTGGTGCTGGTGCGCGCCGCCGCGCAACAGGCCGCCACCCGCCTGCGCGCCGCACCGCCCTACCGCGAAACCGACGTCACGTTCCTCAACTCCGCCACCCGCGAGCACCTCAGCGGCACCGTGACGGTGCCGGCCGGCGAGGGGCCCTTCCCGGGCGTGGTGCTGCTCTCCGACCTGGGGCCCCAAGGCCGCGACGCCGAGGTGTCAGGCTACCGCATGTTTGGGCAGCTGGCCGACTACCTCACCCGCCACGGCATCGCCGTACTGCGTTTTGACGACCGCGGCGTAGGTAAATCGGAGGGCACCTACGCCACCGCCACCACGGCCGACCTCGTGACCGATGCGCAGGCCGCCCTGGCCTGCCTGCGCGCCCAGCCCCTGGTATCAGGGGGGCGGGTGGGCCTGGTGGGGCACGGCGAAGGGGCCAATGTGGCCCTGCTGGCCGCCGGGGCCCCCAGCGGCCGGGCGCCGGCGTTCGTGGTGTCGCTGGCCGGCTACGGCGAGCCGGGCTACGACGTGCTGTTGCGTCAGCAAAGTGAAATCATGCGCCTAATTGGGGCCGACCCGTCGCAGGTGAAGGCCGCCCAGGAGGCCTTCGCCCGCACCGTGAGGCTGGTGCGCCAAACGGCCAACAATACCACGGCCCGCGCCAAGGTCACGGCCCTGCTCAGCGGCGCCAATACGGGCCTCGATGCGGGCATGGCCCGGGCCCGCGCCGCGCAGCTCACCTCGCCCTGGTCGCGCTATTTTTTCGACTTCAACCCCCAAAACCGCCTGGCCCAGGTGCAGTGCCCGGTGCTGCTGCTCAACGGCACGGAGGATTTGCAAGTATCGGTGCGCCAAAACATGACGCCGTTACAAAAGGCCCTGAACCGCGCCCACAACCCCACCACAGCCCAGCGCCTGGCCGGTGTGAACCACCTCTTCGAGGCCCCCACCGACCAGTGGACGGTGGTGGACGGGGCCCCGCAGCCCACGTTCTCGCCCGAGGCCCTGAAAAACATCCGCGAGTGGGTGGCCCTCCAAACCAAGCTACCCGGCCCCCCCTTGCCCGTGACCGTAAAGCGCGCCGCCCCGCACAAACCCGTGCGCTACGGCCGGGCCCGCGGCTAA
- a CDS encoding glycosyltransferase family 4 protein — MHIAVFSQYHTNPDCPATSRHYALLAHIAQAHRVTLLTTPTWRGQRLTHEFPWVPAGVEICEASIPYDNKMGPARRALAFAQYAAWAVRAGLRMEKPDVIWGISTPLTAAWAAAQVARWRGVPWVFEVQDLWPAFPVAMGAVPTALARQQLFALEKRLYHSAQHILPLSPDMARYVMDRGVAAEKVTTVLNGTDLDLAARATLVAVAALQRAQGLEDKKVVLYAGTFGRANDIPTLIAAAETLVAADPDAVWLFLGHGYYEPLVAAAAARWPGRIRLVGGQPRHAVFAWFGLADVAVVSFLNLPVLDANSPAKLYDALAVGTPVVVTNQGWTKMLVETHGCGWYAPAGNAPQLAARLRELLAQPAQLQAAGQRGRILAIKEFNRQQLAAVVQRVLENAVA, encoded by the coding sequence GTGCACATTGCCGTCTTCAGCCAGTACCACACCAACCCCGATTGCCCGGCCACTAGCCGGCACTACGCGCTGCTGGCCCACATTGCCCAGGCGCACCGGGTAACGCTGCTGACCACGCCCACCTGGCGCGGGCAACGGCTGACGCACGAGTTTCCGTGGGTGCCGGCCGGGGTGGAAATCTGCGAAGCCAGCATCCCGTACGACAACAAAATGGGCCCCGCGCGCCGGGCTCTGGCGTTTGCGCAGTACGCGGCATGGGCCGTGCGGGCAGGGCTGCGCATGGAAAAGCCCGACGTTATCTGGGGCATCAGCACGCCCCTGACGGCGGCCTGGGCGGCGGCGCAGGTGGCGCGCTGGCGGGGGGTGCCGTGGGTGTTTGAGGTACAGGATTTGTGGCCGGCGTTTCCGGTGGCGATGGGAGCCGTGCCCACGGCCCTGGCCCGGCAGCAGCTGTTTGCGCTGGAGAAGCGCTTGTACCACAGTGCTCAGCACATTCTGCCGCTCTCGCCCGACATGGCGCGCTACGTGATGGACCGGGGCGTGGCCGCCGAGAAAGTCACCACCGTGCTCAATGGCACTGACCTGGACCTCGCGGCCCGGGCCACGCTGGTGGCCGTGGCGGCGCTACAGCGGGCGCAGGGTTTGGAGGATAAAAAAGTAGTGCTTTACGCCGGCACCTTCGGCCGGGCTAATGACATTCCGACGCTGATAGCTGCCGCGGAAACGTTGGTGGCGGCCGACCCTGATGCGGTGTGGCTATTCCTGGGCCACGGCTACTATGAGCCGCTGGTGGCGGCGGCGGCGGCGCGCTGGCCGGGGCGCATCCGGCTGGTGGGCGGGCAGCCGCGCCACGCGGTGTTCGCCTGGTTCGGGCTGGCCGATGTGGCAGTGGTGTCGTTCCTGAACTTGCCAGTGCTCGATGCTAACTCGCCCGCCAAGCTCTACGATGCGCTGGCGGTGGGCACGCCGGTGGTCGTCACTAACCAAGGCTGGACCAAAATGCTGGTCGAAACCCACGGCTGCGGGTGGTACGCTCCGGCCGGCAATGCCCCACAGCTGGCCGCTCGCTTGCGCGAGCTATTGGCCCAGCCCGCGCAGCTGCAAGCGGCTGGCCAGCGTGGCAGAATCCTGGCCATTAAAGAGTTCAACCGGCAACAACTGGCCGCGGTAGTGCAGCGGGTACTGGAGAATGCGGTGGCCTAA
- a CDS encoding MFS transporter, whose amino-acid sequence MDPASPAASAAPHDPYAALRLPDFRRLITARVLFSVATQIQGVVVSWQIFELTKDPLALGLIGLAEAIPSITVSLYAGHVADSVRRKRIIVPAVAVLFACALALFWLAHPGQAGLLARGRFHLGVFNATVVWPLYLVIFVSGIARGFMGPALFSFMPQLLPDRSFLPNAVTWNSTTWQASAVLGPAIGGLLFAHLGKEFAYGTDVVLEGLALVLFITIASRELPPIEGEQLGLKESILSGVKFIFGNQIVLAALSLDMFAVLFGGAVALLPIFASDVLKAGPDALGYLRAAPAVGSVAMAVWLTFSPLKRGAGRKMLWAVAGFGAATVAFALSTNLYLSMFLLFLTGTFDSVSVIVRSTLVHTYTPEYMKGRVSAVNSIFIGSSNELGSFESGAAAKLMGTVPSVVFGGLMTMVVVAVTTWKADKLRGLEMGAGKK is encoded by the coding sequence ATGGACCCTGCTTCGCCCGCGGCTTCCGCGGCCCCCCACGACCCCTACGCGGCCTTGCGCCTGCCCGATTTTCGCCGCCTGATTACCGCCCGGGTCTTGTTCTCCGTGGCCACCCAAATTCAGGGGGTGGTGGTGAGCTGGCAGATTTTTGAGCTCACCAAAGATCCGTTGGCCCTGGGCCTCATTGGGTTAGCCGAGGCCATTCCGAGCATCACGGTGTCGCTCTATGCCGGGCACGTGGCCGATTCGGTGCGCCGCAAGCGTATCATTGTGCCGGCTGTAGCGGTGTTGTTTGCGTGCGCCCTGGCGCTGTTCTGGCTGGCGCACCCGGGCCAGGCCGGCCTGCTGGCGCGGGGCCGGTTTCACCTGGGCGTTTTCAACGCCACGGTGGTGTGGCCGCTGTACCTGGTGATTTTTGTGAGCGGCATTGCGCGCGGGTTCATGGGGCCCGCGCTGTTCTCGTTCATGCCGCAGCTGCTGCCCGACCGCAGCTTTCTGCCCAACGCCGTGACCTGGAACTCAACTACCTGGCAGGCGTCGGCGGTGCTGGGGCCCGCCATTGGGGGCTTGCTGTTTGCGCACTTGGGCAAGGAGTTCGCCTACGGCACCGACGTGGTGCTGGAGGGCCTGGCGCTGGTGCTGTTCATCACCATTGCCAGCCGCGAACTGCCGCCCATCGAGGGCGAGCAGCTGGGCTTGAAGGAGAGCATTCTGAGCGGGGTCAAGTTCATTTTTGGCAATCAGATTGTGCTGGCGGCCTTGTCGTTGGATATGTTCGCCGTGCTCTTTGGCGGGGCCGTGGCGCTGCTGCCCATCTTCGCCTCCGACGTGCTGAAGGCGGGTCCCGACGCCCTGGGCTACTTGCGCGCCGCGCCTGCCGTGGGCTCGGTGGCGATGGCGGTGTGGCTTACGTTCTCGCCGCTGAAGCGCGGGGCGGGCCGCAAAATGCTGTGGGCCGTAGCCGGTTTCGGGGCCGCCACCGTGGCCTTCGCGCTGTCGACCAATTTGTACTTGTCGATGTTTCTGCTGTTTTTGACCGGAACCTTCGATTCCGTATCGGTTATCGTGCGCTCAACGCTGGTGCATACCTACACGCCGGAGTACATGAAGGGCCGCGTATCAGCGGTGAACAGCATCTTTATCGGGTCCAGCAACGAGCTGGGCAGCTTCGAGAGCGGCGCGGCGGCCAAGCTGATGGGTACGGTGCCCAGCGTGGTGTTTGGGGGCCTGATGACGATGGTCGTGGTGGCCGTCACGACCTGGAAGGCCGATAAGCTGCGCGGCCTGGAAATGGGCGCTGGCAAGAAATAG
- a CDS encoding RNA polymerase sigma factor, with protein sequence MESMQLSDSALVSLYLAGQESAFALLLERHRSRTFTTILLIVRDEDVAEDLLQDAFIKAIHVLKSGRYNDEGKFGPWLCRIAHNLAIDAFRRGKRVPHLSLDGDGPLANSLAHSEEGADDALAREETHSRLRALIQELPPAQKEVLLMRHYGDLSFQEIADATGVSINTALGRMRYALINLRKKMAVNPPYYDSNLTLYDPAALRVQRIAS encoded by the coding sequence ATGGAATCCATGCAGCTGAGCGATTCCGCGCTCGTTTCGCTTTACCTGGCTGGCCAGGAATCCGCCTTCGCGCTGCTGCTTGAGCGGCACCGAAGCCGCACTTTCACGACCATCCTGCTCATCGTGCGCGACGAAGACGTGGCCGAAGACCTCCTTCAAGACGCATTCATCAAAGCCATCCACGTGCTGAAAAGTGGCCGCTACAACGACGAAGGCAAATTCGGACCCTGGCTGTGCCGCATCGCGCACAACCTGGCCATCGACGCCTTTCGCCGCGGTAAGCGCGTGCCCCACCTCAGCCTCGACGGCGATGGGCCCCTGGCCAATTCGCTCGCCCACTCGGAAGAAGGGGCCGACGATGCCCTGGCCCGCGAAGAAACCCACAGCCGTCTGCGCGCGCTCATCCAGGAGTTGCCGCCGGCCCAGAAAGAAGTACTGCTCATGCGCCACTACGGCGACCTGAGCTTCCAGGAGATTGCCGATGCCACCGGGGTGAGCATTAATACGGCCCTCGGCCGGATGCGCTACGCCCTGATAAACCTACGGAAGAAAATGGCCGTAAACCCACCTTACTATGATTCAAACCTTACCCTATACGACCCTGCTGCGCTACGTGTACAACGAATTGCCAGCTAG
- a CDS encoding porin family protein — MKKLFLVLSVITASATAASAQVEIGVKISPSITYLRAESPSSTAFTNESSKFSFGGALIVDYFFGENYAFGTGLALMGKGGTVSYTDHATVGGVVGTTPVRVNQKIATQYLELPVTLKLFTNELAPATRLYFQLGGSLAVPIATRVNNEKFYQDPYDNNNETKASEHVFALDLNALLGAGVEYQLGHSTKLLAGLSYHRGLVNLDHYFEKTRDFSDVTIKNNVFALDLGMKF; from the coding sequence ATGAAGAAATTATTCCTCGTGTTATCAGTCATCACGGCTAGCGCTACGGCAGCCTCCGCCCAAGTCGAAATCGGGGTCAAGATATCCCCTTCCATCACCTATTTGCGAGCTGAATCGCCATCGTCCACCGCCTTCACCAACGAAAGCAGCAAGTTCAGCTTCGGCGGGGCCCTGATTGTGGATTATTTCTTCGGCGAAAACTATGCGTTTGGCACCGGCCTGGCGCTAATGGGAAAGGGCGGCACAGTTTCGTATACCGACCACGCCACGGTCGGCGGTGTGGTGGGCACCACGCCAGTCCGGGTCAACCAGAAAATTGCGACCCAATACCTTGAGCTTCCCGTCACACTCAAGCTCTTTACTAATGAGTTGGCACCCGCTACCCGGCTATATTTTCAACTTGGTGGCTCATTAGCCGTTCCCATCGCCACCCGCGTCAACAACGAAAAATTCTACCAAGATCCGTACGATAATAACAACGAAACCAAGGCTTCGGAGCACGTCTTCGCCCTCGACCTCAACGCCCTATTAGGAGCCGGGGTAGAGTACCAGTTGGGCCACAGCACCAAGTTGCTAGCGGGCCTGAGCTACCACCGCGGCCTGGTCAACCTTGACCATTACTTCGAAAAAACTCGAGACTTCAGCGACGTTACGATCAAAAACAACGTGTTCGCCCTGGATTTAGGCATGAAATTCTAA
- the nth gene encoding endonuclease III, whose translation MTRPERFRFFLDYFAVHFPAPETELVYRNPYELIVAVVLSAQCTDKRVNLVMPALLAAFPTPAALGAATADEVFPFIRSVSYPNNKAKHLAGLGRMLTEDFGGEVPSQLDELQRLPGVGRKTANVVVSVIYNQPAMAVDTHVFRVSHRLGLVPKTATTPLAVEKGLVRHIPQALIPKAHHWLILHGRYTCVARSPKCGICPLAPSCMYFEKNISPLAGLVPAKAAEPKSGAKQVHKAAPGAPAAGH comes from the coding sequence ATGACCCGTCCCGAGCGGTTTCGTTTCTTCCTCGATTACTTCGCTGTCCACTTCCCGGCCCCCGAAACCGAGCTAGTGTACCGCAACCCCTACGAGCTCATCGTGGCCGTGGTGCTGAGCGCCCAGTGCACCGACAAGCGCGTGAACCTGGTGATGCCGGCGCTGCTGGCGGCCTTCCCCACCCCCGCCGCCCTCGGTGCCGCTACGGCCGACGAGGTTTTTCCCTTCATCCGCAGCGTTTCGTACCCCAACAACAAGGCCAAGCACCTCGCCGGGCTGGGCCGGATGCTAACGGAAGACTTCGGCGGCGAGGTACCCAGCCAGCTCGACGAGTTGCAGCGCCTGCCCGGCGTGGGCCGCAAAACGGCCAACGTGGTGGTGTCCGTCATCTACAACCAGCCCGCCATGGCCGTTGATACCCACGTATTTCGGGTATCGCACCGCCTGGGCCTGGTGCCCAAAACCGCCACCACGCCCCTGGCCGTTGAGAAAGGCCTGGTTCGCCATATCCCCCAGGCCCTCATCCCCAAGGCCCACCACTGGCTGATTCTGCACGGCCGCTACACCTGCGTGGCCCGCAGCCCCAAGTGCGGCATCTGCCCGCTGGCGCCCAGCTGTATGTATTTCGAAAAGAACATATCGCCGCTGGCTGGCCTCGTCCCAGCCAAGGCGGCAGAGCCCAAGTCCGGCGCCAAGCAAGTCCACAAAGCTGCACCTGGGGCCCCGGCAGCGGGCCATTAG
- a CDS encoding gliding motility lipoprotein GldB, translating to MPAVQVQRLEAAFFKIQGPGGAMAFMNAHPAFARFYLQRRTATDTTGTTALARLAAEPHLRELAQQTATAFPDSAALGRDLGALFGRVKYYFPGFQAPRAATFVSGFEGKDIFVNDSLLVLSLDWFAGPQAKFRPVEMPKYILRNYTPANLMPSLALRVATKYNRHELTANTMLDAMVSGGKALYFAGRVLPCTPDSLLLGFTGKEVVGVTANEGKIWAHFLEQNLLYNTTPFTIQKYVGERPNVPEIDATCPGRVGQWVGLQIVRKYMNDHPNVTLAQLMAERSAQKLLNESHYRPKR from the coding sequence ATGCCCGCCGTACAAGTGCAACGGCTGGAAGCTGCGTTTTTTAAAATTCAGGGCCCCGGCGGCGCGATGGCGTTTATGAACGCGCACCCGGCGTTTGCGCGCTTTTACTTGCAGCGGCGCACGGCTACTGATACCACCGGGACTACTGCTTTGGCCCGCCTCGCGGCCGAGCCACACCTGCGCGAATTGGCCCAGCAAACGGCCACCGCCTTTCCAGATAGTGCTGCTTTGGGCCGCGACCTGGGGGCCCTGTTTGGACGGGTGAAGTATTACTTTCCGGGGTTTCAGGCCCCGCGTGCAGCCACGTTTGTAAGTGGGTTTGAGGGCAAGGATATCTTTGTAAACGACAGTTTGCTGGTGCTGAGCCTCGACTGGTTTGCGGGGCCCCAGGCCAAGTTCCGGCCGGTAGAAATGCCCAAGTACATCTTGCGCAACTATACGCCAGCCAACTTGATGCCATCCCTTGCGCTGCGTGTGGCTACTAAGTATAATCGCCACGAGCTGACCGCCAACACCATGCTCGACGCCATGGTGAGCGGCGGCAAAGCCCTGTATTTTGCTGGCCGCGTACTGCCCTGCACGCCCGATTCGCTGTTATTGGGCTTTACCGGGAAGGAAGTAGTGGGCGTGACTGCCAATGAGGGTAAGATATGGGCTCACTTTCTGGAGCAAAACCTGCTGTACAACACCACGCCTTTCACCATCCAGAAGTATGTGGGCGAGCGGCCCAACGTGCCCGAGATTGACGCTACCTGCCCCGGCCGGGTGGGCCAGTGGGTAGGCCTGCAGATTGTGCGCAAATACATGAACGACCATCCCAACGTGACCCTGGCCCAACTCATGGCCGAGCGCAGCGCGCAGAAGCTGCTAAATGAATCGCACTACCGGCCCAAACGGTAA
- a CDS encoding STAS/SEC14 domain-containing protein produces the protein MSNYGLDLVYRPDLPALIARWQREITPQELQAGYQAVLTAADAAGCSRWLLDLRRREDVVEPAVNNWFGTTFAPALRGRYAAPVRIAFLVSPLRAQRAVTAVVSAASADCRIATFTDEAAAHAWLAQAEG, from the coding sequence ATGTCCAATTACGGCCTCGACCTCGTGTACCGCCCCGACCTGCCGGCCCTCATCGCCCGCTGGCAGCGTGAAATCACGCCCCAGGAGTTGCAAGCCGGTTACCAGGCCGTGCTGACGGCGGCCGACGCGGCGGGATGCAGCCGCTGGTTGCTCGACCTGCGCCGCCGCGAAGACGTGGTAGAGCCCGCCGTGAATAATTGGTTCGGCACCACTTTTGCGCCAGCACTGCGGGGGCGCTACGCAGCCCCGGTGAGGATTGCGTTTTTGGTGTCGCCGCTGCGGGCGCAACGGGCCGTCACGGCCGTAGTTTCGGCCGCCAGCGCCGATTGCCGCATTGCCACCTTCACCGACGAAGCCGCTGCCCACGCCTGGCTGGCCCAGGCCGAAGGCTAG